The genomic region TTAGTTTGATATATAATATTCTTGATCATCATTTAAAtcttataacctttagaaaatatgcaattaaaataattttagaaaaatgattcaTGTGTTTGCTATATATGTATTTTATCAATTACCACGAAACAAAGATATAAATTGAAAGAAGAATTTACCAATTACCACAATGTTCGGGACTAAATCTCGACTTGACCCTTTCGACGTATTAATACTAGCTCCTTAATGACTTCACTCATACTAAGCTCAGAAGTCGGCATTACCTTGACGTAATCAAAGACACTAGCTTGCATGTATCGACTTATATGGCAAACAATTGGCGTAATCCTAATGTTTTGTCTCATCCTTCACATGCAACTCTAATCACCTAACAAATTTTCCAACACATATTCACTATCTAAAGTCAAACTCAACAACTAGGTGTGGCTTCTCATTTTTTCCACTTCACTCACATTCTTACTAACTTTAGTGTTGGACTTTTTACGGGTGGTTGCATAAGTTCTTATTGAACCATTTTATTTAAGCAagtcaatgaatttttttatgggCTTTGTAATTCGCTGTCACCAAGAACATGGAGTGAAATCCCATCCTTCCTTGAAATTTCTTTCCACACCATAGTAACAATAATTTGGTGTGCTACACAGCTACCTCACTCAATTGACTTCTATcgacaaaacaaataaattttcaaatgcAACTATAATAGTCATTGTGGGATGGGGATGTTAGGAAGGAACACAatctaatagagaaaaaaactAGATCACCACAAGTTATtttcaataagaaaataatcaaCACTTAATAAGTTACCCGTGAAGAGATGAACCACTTCTTCCCCTCACCTctttaaagaaatcaaaattcattttgaTCTTGTGTTGCAACCTCCACCCaagtttcctttctttctcatGCAAATTAGAAGACGACAAGGCAAGAtagaagagaggagagagaaagaaaccAGAGAAGAAAGGGGAAAAATAAGGTAAAAGAAAAGTATGCCATGAGAGAAAGAAGAATCGGGGAGAAGGAGTGTGCTATTGAAAATCACCTCTAACAACAATATGTgacaaacattttttatttattaatacatGTAGACATTTTTACACTGTCAAATATAGAATTTCTAAATATAGACACAAAATCACAAAGTTTGGATAAATACATAGACCAAATTATCAAAATACACCACTAATTTATCCAATATCAAAACTtacaaagtataaaaaatatatctagaTTAAAACCTCCTTAGTACTAGTATAATTTTTCTCCACCAAGTGatcaaatacaaataattaatatattaaaattaagattatatcatttaaatattatttgagtttaattcttgatgaaaataattattatctaaactttatttatcttttgatcGAACTTcgaattatttaaattctttttcgaggtttatgataaaaaaaatgtatataaatattctcaaatatgcgataaaaacaaaaacagaaaaatgaaaaaaatatattaatatatggcAGTGTCATGGTTGTTCCTGATGTTACACACCACACCGTGAGCCCTCAAACCCTCACCCCAttcattctctcttttttctctctctctcaccgcTCTCTCGTTCTCACTATCTATCACATACCCTTCAATTCGCAAACCCTaccctctctctctcaatcTTCGACGCGCACTTAAGCATTCAACCCTATCTCTCTCGCTCTCGCTTTCCGTTCCCCTTTTCGCATtttctcctcctccttcttcttctgttCCGTTCCGTTTTTCGGATCTCTTCCGTTTTTCCGAATTCCGACAATCCCGAACTCGACGGCGATGGGCGACGGCAAGGTCAATCTCCCCGACGATCTCTTCTCCGCTAAGCCCTCCGATTCCCTCAGaggtgatttgatttgatttgattcattCCAATTTCGATTAGGGCTTTTTTTTTTCGAGTCTCTCTCGAAACGCACGTTTTTATTGCCTCGCTCGCAATCATTGCTCGATCCGTCGAATCTCAATCCGCGATTCCTTCTGCGTGTCAATTGCGCGCCCGACAGACGAGCCTGTTCATGCTTGTGTGGCTCTGgattcttttgtttgtttttgtttttgtttattttttctgtgtgtttttgttagtgtttttttgtttttaattttgggttGGGTTGACTTTGGATTTGGGATTGATCTGTATAGCGTCCTTTTGATTTAGTGAGTATGGTTTGCTGAGAAGTGGGGTTTCTTCTAAGGCCGTGTTTGGATGGATTGGGTGGAGTTCAGTTTGCTGTTGTTGTTAATCTGAATCTGGaattatcatgttttttttaacgcATAAGTAAGCTGATTTGACTGCGTTGTTGGTGGGGTTGTTTTCTTTTGGGTGTGTGGCTTGGTGATTTGATCTTCctgttgacttttttttttcttttcgaaaAAAGGCTTTGATGATATGTAATTGTAAGTGGTTGTGGATGTCGCAGATCCCGCCATTAAGCCTTTTATGATATGGATTTTATGATGTATTTTTCAGAAGCTACTCTTTGTAGCTCATGAGGAAGCAATATAATTGCCCTTTATTTTTTCTGCATTTTTGTTTCCTCTCGGAAAAAGTTATCTGTTTTATCTTACTGTATTTTAGGCGTTTTTCATAACTATAAACTGATTTGAATGGCATGTCTGCTAATACTTGCATTTTGATTTTGTGTTAGATGAAGCATCCGGAGGACATGGCGGGGAGAAAGGGATTGGGGCACTACTCGATGATTCGAAAGGTATCTTGTTTAtctttttacaatttaaaatttagtgtCGTTTCTCTCATTAATGCGTAAATGGTAACAGTTGGTTGTGAACTCGTTTTACTTTCAGATCAATTGTTGTCTGACAACAGCATACCGTTATCCCCACAGTGGCTTTATTCCAAACCTGTTGATGCAAAGACAACTTCCAACCCAGTGGGGGTATGTAATATTCGATGTTTTGATTTTTACCTGCATTACCATAGCCCCTCCCCACCCTTCATGAAATCTATTGGTGTGGTAGGGTTCTATTGCTATTCTTTATCATTTTGTTGACCGAGAATTTATCATTTTGGAAACTGGAGAGTTTAAAATGGCACGATTGCAtgcaattttatttgattttacaaTGCTGGCACTGCTCTTTTTGAAAACAGTGAGAGGGAAGTCTTTTTGATCACCGACTCCTTTGTAATTATCAGGGTTTTTTTTCCTGCAATTTGCCAGGTACTATTGTTATTAAACTTAAAAGCAGTGACAATACATCTGCTTGTTACACTCTCTGAGTTAGTTGATTCTTTAATTTTGAAGATTCTCTTCCAAATTCACAAAATGTTTTTCTTGACACAGCTGTCTCTCAAAATCATGGGGTTGTAGGTTAAACTATTAATGTTGATTTAGGTGCCCAATTAACATGATAAGAGTTATTGTGCacattttatatttgtaaagaattaaaattttctaatacAATGATGTAACTGGGAGTTCTGTAGTTTCTTTTACCTATGCACATCTGTTTGGTTGATTAATCAGGTTTACTTTGTAATAGTTGAATACCTATGTAGCTGTATCTTTTGTTCTTATGGTTGAATTTGAGTGGTTACTTAAACTATAGGTTTGATTGCTAAATTTTTATCCCTTTAATATCCATAGGTTTTACCTGATCTTTGGAAAATGATAGGATGATATCCATCTACTTGGCTTTTTGCTCAGGTGAACTCAACTGATCCCATACTGAAAGACAGTTGGCGTTTGGAGGGATCCCAGGACAAGAAAGACTGGAGGAGGACAGCTCCTGATGTTGACATCAGTCGCCGCTGGCGTGAAGAGGAGAGAGAAACAAGCTTGCTTGGGAGAAGGGATCGTAGAAAAGAAGATCGTCAGAATACTTCAACCTCGGAGAATAGATCCTTGCCCTCTGATCGCTGGCATGAGAGCCGTGGTTCTGGTCATGACTCTAGAAGGGAGAATAAGTGGTCATCAAGATGGGGTCCTGAAGATAAGGAGAAGGATTCTCGTAATGAGAAAAGAAATGATGTTGAGAAGGAAGATGGTCACTCTGAAAAACCTTCTCCTGGTGTTGGCAATCGCATTGGGTCTGATCGTGACACTGATTCTCGTGATAAATGGAGGCCACGACATCGATTGGAAGCTCAAGCTGCTGGCGTGTCTACATACCGTGCTGCACCTGGATTTGGGCTGGAGAAAGGACGTATAGAAGGCTCCAATGTGCGATTTTCACCAGGAAGAGGAAGGGCGAATAATAATGGAAACCTACAAATTGTAAGGCCTCCTATTGGCTCTGGTGCTGGATCAGCACTTGTGGATAGGAATAAAACCATACTGGGGAAGTCTAGTCTTGGTGCTGATTCATATTACTACCCAAGGGGCAAGCTGCTTGACATATATCGCAAGCAAAAGGTTGATCCAAATTTTGTTAGCTTGCCTTCTGAGATGGAGCATGCATCACCAATAACTCAACATGGTTCTGTTGAACCATTAGCATTTGTTGCTCctgctgctgaggaagaggtaTATGCAgaatacaaaagatgaagaaacacTGCTATTATGCCTTAACGAttgatgttttaatcttttttattcttgaagGGTTATTTGCTTTGCAGCATTGATATTGATTCCATTTCGTATCTTTCTTTCAGTCTGTCCTTAAAGAAATATGGAAAGGAAAAATTACTAGCAGTGAAGTCTCAGGCTACTCCTTTAGAGGAAGGGATGGAGTGTCAAATGATGATATTTCAGGTGACATGCATGCATTTTTTAGTTCCTGTAAAAAATAAtcgatttcttttttttcttattgttttttttccgTGGCTTATTTCAGGTCCTGGTATTGcaaatgaaggaaaacaacCTTCCATTGGAAGTGGTGCAAAGGTTATATCAGGAAGTGATGTCTCGGATGATTCTGATCAAATTCTAATTAGTTCGGCATCAACTGCTGGCGGTTTATTGAGAAATATAGTTGAGGGTGAgaaatcaatattattttttattctattgtgCTAATCTGTTGAAAGTAaagatttttctatttatttacatttattgattgtatacaaattattataattttcagaAGTTGCAACTTTTCAAGAAGGTAAACAGAAGCATATGGCAACTATTGGTGTGCATGGGAGAGATGAGAGTTCCGTTAACTGCATTGGGGAGGGAAGCATTCCTGGAAACCAAGTTGCTGAATCAGCAGATTTTGATAACCATCAGGGACAAGCTTCTGGCTTTCGGGAACATGCTAATCGGAATGGTGTTGAATCAATTGCTGCTTCTGAAGTCAGTAGTAATCTACCTGATGATTCTCgctctctctttgatttttcatCTCTGCATCAAACTTCATGCACTAATCAACAGGACTTCAAAATTAATGAGAAGACGTATCCACCTGAAAGTGTTATTGCTCTCGAGGAGTTGAGTTTGTGCTATCTGGACCCTCAAGGGGAAATTCAAGGACCCTTTCTTGGGATTGACATCATTTTGTGGTTTGAACAGGGTTTTTTTGGGATGGACTTACCTGTTCGCTTGTCAGATGCTCCCGAAGGATCACCATTTCATGAACTTGGTGACATTATGCCTCATTTGAAAGTCAAGTCAGGATTAGGTTCTGGTAGTAACAGGGTTATTCAATCAGAACCGACTGATGCCATTGGAAGGAACCTAAAAGTAGATGTTCATAATTTTGACTATGATGGGTCTTCTGTTAGTGATGATCAACCTTGGTCTTCTTCCCGACCTGATACTACCTCAAGTGTTGGCATTCCTTCCCAAATACCCAACCAAGGTTATCACTCTGAGGTCAAGTTCTCCGATGACCAGTGCTTCAGTAATATTGTTGCTCATGACGAGGGTAAGTTATTTGCTTTCCTGTTCTGCCATTCTCATGTCCATTGACTATTGTTTTGCTTATCAATTTGTATGCCCTTGTTTGTTATTTGTGAATCTATTtctacttttatttatatatttgtttatgtaGATATCACTTTGTCAAAATTGGCTGGAAGCATAAATGAAAAACCTATGACGAGGCCCATGGATTTCAATGCTTCGTATTCCCATCCTACTGGAAAACCTGTTGCAAATGAAGTTCCAGTGAATGATACTCATAATAATGAGGCCGATAAGTTGCACCCTTTTGGGCTATTGATGTCTGAACTCAGAGATGGTTCTCATTTAAGGCGTGCACAATCTTCCAATAGTTCTTTGAGATTGGGTGACCAGGGTCATTTTCTAGATCCATTAATTGATAGAGATGCTGCTTTTGCTGATCAAAGCTCTGTTGGTGGCATGGCTAATCAGCCTCCTTTCAGGGAGACATGGGCTGATGAATATGGGTTAAATAGGCATTTTAATGGTAATCCACATGTAGGCTCATTAGAAGATCAGTTCTTGTCCCATATGGGaccaaaatttaataattttgatgtgGCAGAGCAACTCATGTTGCAGAAGCTTCAGAAAGAAAGGCTTCAACAGCAGAGTAGTATATCCAATCATTTCCCTGCTCATCATAATGGGTCAGATTTAGAGCGATTTCCTGGTTTTGCTCTTTCTCAGAACAAGAGCCCCAACATCCAGCAGATGATGCAGAATTCTGGATCAGATTTTGAACGTATTCTGGAACTTCAGATTCAACAACGCCAGCTTGAGCTTCAACAACAGCAAGATATGCATCATCAACAACTACTTCACCAACAAATGAAACTTCAGCCCCAACAACAATCTCAAGTTCAGCAGTTGCTTCTTGAACAGTTTATGCATCAGCAGATCCCTGATCCCAATTTTGGGCAGTCAAAACATGATATTTCTAGGGATAACCTGTTAGATCAGGTACAATTGAGGAGATATGTGCATGAATTGCAGCAGAATCCACATTCTTTAAGGCATCCCGATCCATCAATGGAACAGATTATCCAAGCAAATATGGGCATCAATGCTGCCCAAGGAAGGCAAGCTGATTTGGCAGACCTCTTGTTGCAAGCAAGGCATGGAAATATATTGCCTTCCGAACAACAGCTTCATTTTCAGCAAGATCAGCTTCAGGCACAGCAGTTATCTTTGGCTCTTAGACGGCAGTTAGGGTTGGATGGAGAAAGGCATTTTGGTAGGTCATGGCCAATGAATGAAACTGGACAGATGGCAAGAAATCCAGCAACCCATCAACTGGGTCATTCAGCTGGATTTAATGTTTCAGATATCCATAAACAGCAGCAGAGGCTTGTGTCACAAGAGGAGCAACTAAATTATTTGGGGAGGAATCTTCCAGAGCAGAACCAGAGAGGGTTCTATGATAATCCTATGATGTTTGAGAGGTCTGCACCGATTTCCCAAGGAAGGGAATTACATGACCGCCATCGCTATTTACATCCAGGTGATCAAATGGGTTCTTTATCCTCTCATCATCTACAATCATCTGATGATCTTTTTGGTCATCACCCTGATGCTTTTAAGAGTTCACTCCATGGCAACAATGGGCATGTGGAAAATAGCTGGATTGATCCACGGGTGCAAATACAGCAACACCTTGAAGCTGTGAGGCAGAGAAGAGAGTTAGGAGATACTGTTACATCAGCAGATCTAAACATACCTGCATCTGCTGGTGCTCATGAAGAGAGTTCAGCACGAGGTTTTATGGAACGACTTCATCAAAAACTGGGTGTTCAATCCACACAACCATCGACTGTTGATAAATGGCATCCTCTTTCATCAAGAAGTGACAAATCTTGGCATGTTCCTGAGGCTAGTTCAATAATGCATCCTTTTGAGCATCCGTCAGATCAGCAAGTCCATCTGAATGACCCTTTTTTAGAAAGGACTCAAAGTGCTAATTCCAATGCCTTAATCCATGATCATTTAACCAACATGCATATGACTGACCAATACAACAATCTAGGAAATACTGAAAGAATGCCTCTTCGATCTAGATCCGGTTCATTGGTTGAAGAACAATCACTGTTATCTGCTAATAAGGACACTTTACATCCCAATTACAGAATTCCTTTTCAGATTGGTAAATCATCTATGGAAAAAGACTTACTTGAGTTAGAAGCAAATAAGGGTCAGAGACATGACTATATGGGCACAATGAGCAATTTGGTTCCTGGGATGTCAGACATGTCAGAGCAAGTGGAAAGCATCATGAATTCCATGGAACTGCCCACAATTGCCCATAGTAGACATAGCTCACTGAGCAGTGCAGGTAATATACCACACAACTGTTATCCTTCATTGAAGTTGTGCTTGTATATGAtggttgaaaataataaataagattcTTCAGGT from Glycine soja cultivar W05 chromosome 16, ASM419377v2, whole genome shotgun sequence harbors:
- the LOC114390497 gene encoding uncharacterized protein LOC114390497, whose translation is MGDGKVNLPDDLFSAKPSDSLRDEASGGHGGEKGIGALLDDSKDQLLSDNSIPLSPQWLYSKPVDAKTTSNPVGVNSTDPILKDSWRLEGSQDKKDWRRTAPDVDISRRWREEERETSLLGRRDRRKEDRQNTSTSENRSLPSDRWHESRGSGHDSRRENKWSSRWGPEDKEKDSRNEKRNDVEKEDGHSEKPSPGVGNRIGSDRDTDSRDKWRPRHRLEAQAAGVSTYRAAPGFGLEKGRIEGSNVRFSPGRGRANNNGNLQIVRPPIGSGAGSALVDRNKTILGKSSLGADSYYYPRGKLLDIYRKQKVDPNFVSLPSEMEHASPITQHGSVEPLAFVAPAAEEESVLKEIWKGKITSSEVSGYSFRGRDGVSNDDISGPGIANEGKQPSIGSGAKVISGSDVSDDSDQILISSASTAGGLLRNIVEEVATFQEGKQKHMATIGVHGRDESSVNCIGEGSIPGNQVAESADFDNHQGQASGFREHANRNGVESIAASEVSSNLPDDSRSLFDFSSLHQTSCTNQQDFKINEKTYPPESVIALEELSLCYLDPQGEIQGPFLGIDIILWFEQGFFGMDLPVRLSDAPEGSPFHELGDIMPHLKVKSGLGSGSNRVIQSEPTDAIGRNLKVDVHNFDYDGSSVSDDQPWSSSRPDTTSSVGIPSQIPNQGYHSEVKFSDDQCFSNIVAHDEDITLSKLAGSINEKPMTRPMDFNASYSHPTGKPVANEVPVNDTHNNEADKLHPFGLLMSELRDGSHLRRAQSSNSSLRLGDQGHFLDPLIDRDAAFADQSSVGGMANQPPFRETWADEYGLNRHFNGNPHVGSLEDQFLSHMGPKFNNFDVAEQLMLQKLQKERLQQQSSISNHFPAHHNGSDLERFPGFALSQNKSPNIQQMMQNSGSDFERILELQIQQRQLELQQQQDMHHQQLLHQQMKLQPQQQSQVQQLLLEQFMHQQIPDPNFGQSKHDISRDNLLDQVQLRRYVHELQQNPHSLRHPDPSMEQIIQANMGINAAQGRQADLADLLLQARHGNILPSEQQLHFQQDQLQAQQLSLALRRQLGLDGERHFGRSWPMNETGQMARNPATHQLGHSAGFNVSDIHKQQQRLVSQEEQLNYLGRNLPEQNQRGFYDNPMMFERSAPISQGRELHDRHRYLHPGDQMGSLSSHHLQSSDDLFGHHPDAFKSSLHGNNGHVENSWIDPRVQIQQHLEAVRQRRELGDTVTSADLNIPASAGAHEESSARGFMERLHQKLGVQSTQPSTVDKWHPLSSRSDKSWHVPEASSIMHPFEHPSDQQVHLNDPFLERTQSANSNALIHDHLTNMHMTDQYNNLGNTERMPLRSRSGSLVEEQSLLSANKDTLHPNYRIPFQIGKSSMEKDLLELEANKGQRHDYMGTMSNLVPGMSDMSEQVESIMNSMELPTIAHSRHSSLSSAGGDGGSFGREMGLNNSRGDEVSGDRIPPSTKGFDNAFHKRPHVTRVLSSPDVQSDQPSVPHVNQNNLINLTSGEGRRETSGNSSISSMTEASGKKEVRFRSSSFSEGAVSETSFIDMLKKPVLPEVVVDSHAASGIGSESSDAAQAGRSGKKKGKKGKQIDPSLLGFKVSSNRIMMGEIQRPED